The genomic region ACGGCGCAGGTAACCGCTCTGAACAAAATTAAACTCCGAAACTCCATGGCAAAGATTGCAATGATTGGCGCCGGCAGCCTCGTTTTTTGCAAGACGCTGATGTCTGACTTTCTCGCAACCCCGGCGCTCGCGGGGAGCGAATACCGGCTCATGGCGCTGTCGCATACGCGGCTCGACAAAATGAAGGCGTTCGTCGAACGCATGATCCAGGATAACGGGGTGGACGCCCGCGTGCTGGCAACGACGGATCGGCGACAGGCGCTCGCAGGTGCGGATTATGTTGTCGTCATGCTTCAGGCGGGTGGCGTGGCTGAGTTTCGTCAGGATTATGAAATTCCGCTGAAGTATGGCGTCGACCAGTGCATCGGCGACACGCTCGGGCCCGGCGGTGTATTTCGGGCTCTGCGACACATTCCGGCTTTAATGGAGATTGCCAGTGACATGCGGGAGTTGTGTCCGAACGCGGTCCTGTTCAACTACGCGAATCCGATGGCAATGTGCTGCAGCGCACTGGGCCGCGTGCCGGGATTGCAGTTCGTGGGGCTGTGTCATGGCGTGCAAACGACGATGGACCTGATCGCCAGCTACGTGGGCGTGCCGAAGGGTGAGATCGATTTCCTGGCGGCGGGCATCAATCACATGGCGTGGTTCCTCCGGTTGGAACACAAAGGCCGAGACCTTTATCCAAGGCTCCGGGAGAACTTTGAACGTCCGGGTTATTACGTGAATGAAAAGGTGCGCGCTGAAGTCATGCGTCATTTCGGTTACTTCATGACGGAAAGCACGGGGCACCTTTCGGAATACCTGCCGTATTTCCGAAAGAACCGGAAGGCGCTGGAGCTTTACTGTGATGAACCCTCGTTCGGCGGGGAGAGTGGTGCGTATTACAAATATTGCGCGATGCTGGCAGAGAAGTTTGCCACGACAGAACCGCTTTCGATCGAGTCGACGACGCTGGGCCCGCGCAGCGCGGAGTATTGCTCGCACATCATCGAGGCGAAGGAAACCGGGAATGTCTTCCGCCTGAATGGCAATGTTCGCAACGACGGGTACATCACCAACCTGCCGAACGGCTGCTGCGTGGAAGTGCCGGTCTACGTGGATCGGCTCGGCCTGCATCCCACGGTTGTCGGCGACCTGCCGCCACAGTGCGCCGCGCTTAACCTGACCAATGTGATCGTGCAGAACCTGGCGGTGCAGGCGAGCTTTGCAGGAGACCCGGAACTGGTAATGCAGGCGGTTGCGCTGGACCCGCTCACCTCGTCCGTGCTCACGCTGAAGGAGATTCGCGAGATGGTAGGTGAGATGCTTGAAGCTGAGCAACAGTATCTGCCGCAGTTCAAAGGCAAAACCCTTCGCCG from Verrucomicrobiia bacterium harbors:
- the melA gene encoding alpha-galactosidase, with product MAKIAMIGAGSLVFCKTLMSDFLATPALAGSEYRLMALSHTRLDKMKAFVERMIQDNGVDARVLATTDRRQALAGADYVVVMLQAGGVAEFRQDYEIPLKYGVDQCIGDTLGPGGVFRALRHIPALMEIASDMRELCPNAVLFNYANPMAMCCSALGRVPGLQFVGLCHGVQTTMDLIASYVGVPKGEIDFLAAGINHMAWFLRLEHKGRDLYPRLRENFERPGYYVNEKVRAEVMRHFGYFMTESTGHLSEYLPYFRKNRKALELYCDEPSFGGESGAYYKYCAMLAEKFATTEPLSIESTTLGPRSAEYCSHIIEAKETGNVFRLNGNVRNDGYITNLPNGCCVEVPVYVDRLGLHPTVVGDLPPQCAALNLTNVIVQNLAVQASFAGDPELVMQAVALDPLTSSVLTLKEIREMVGEMLEAEQQYLPQFKGKTLRRVDAIKVPADVVRQEVPLDPALAIANRFSKLASA